In Chroicocephalus ridibundus chromosome 12, bChrRid1.1, whole genome shotgun sequence, a single genomic region encodes these proteins:
- the ZHX3 gene encoding zinc fingers and homeoboxes protein 3, whose amino-acid sequence MASKRKSTTPCMIPVKTLVLQETELDAVEDDREGTQQDAPAEGPAASDAAASNSNNGALSNGHRGITDSDTYICKSCDFGSQDVQHFFGHLDSEHLDFSKDPAFACVACGFLANSHEGLSHHNAESHAGETSFIWRVAKQDNRTTVEQSLCEAASSHDLPGEVPEEGVDGQSEIIITKTPIMKIMKGKPEAKKIHTLKENVSSQLGSESEVKDGEHSFPNGSVPVSQPTASLTKSSHIVNGSIIGNVPVLQAGVAQLVSLQQQPPLHQQLPTSKSLPKVMIPLSSIPTYNAAMDSNSFLKNSFHKFPYPTKAELCYLTVVTKYPEEQLKIWFTAQRLKQGISWSPEEIEDARKKMFNTVIQSVPQPTITVLNTPLVANPGSVPHLIQATLPGHVVGQPEGTGGLLVTQPIMANGLKGTSSSFTLAVTSVPKPQPAAQHSTVSSSTASGVKVVNSGQSLLTACPAISSQTFLDPNVYKNKKSHEQLSALKGSFCRNQFPGQAEVERLTKITGLSTKEIRKWFSDRRYHYRNVRGGRAVFPGDSALDSLPEISFDVSPRGAELSPAAAVAAPVPHHPPRRQSWHQAPDFTPTKYKERAPEQLKALESSFAQNPLPAEEEVNRLRGETKMTRREIDSWFSERRKKKVAEENKKVEEAARQEEEEVENGAGEGEDSSDELRAAGENGSVDASGNNPNSVERKVSPIKINLKNLRVTESNGKTELPGAGATEKGDGSSSRPPTPPKTKLNFKKTAQQRHLLKQMFVQTQRPTNQEYDAIVSQTGLPRAEVIRWFGDSRYGFKNGQLKWYENYRRGVFPPGLVEVSPAGREVLEDYYEKHKGLREEDLPGLCERSHLSAQQLKVWFAVKAEEESRAAVPEEACAGQAAASRKGPCEAGSEVSESNESWEPGGQEGSAGTPDAPGPPPAARLETD is encoded by the exons ATGGCTAGCAAAAGAAAATCCACAACTCCCTGCATGATACCAGTAAAAACACTGGTGCTTCAGGAGACTGAACTGGATGCTGTAGAAGATGATCGTGAAGGAACACAACAAGATGCTCCTGCGGAAGGGCCAGCAGCTAGTGATGCTGCCGCCAGTAACAGTAATAATGGAGCTTTGTCTAACGGGCACCGCGGTATCACTGATAGTGACACTTATATCTGCAAGTCTTGTGACTTTGGATCTCAAGACGTTCAGCACTTCTTTGGGCACTTGGACTCTGAGCACTTAGACTTTAGCAAAGACCCCGCGTTTGCGTGTGTTGCGTGCGGCTTTCTGGCAAATAGCCATGAAGGGCTCTCACACCACAATGCAGAATCACATGCCGGCGAAACGAGCTTCATCTGGAGGGTGGCTAAGCAGGACAATCGTACAACTGTGGAGCAAAGTCTCTGTGAAGCTGCCAGCAGCCATGACCTTCCGGGAGAGGTCCCTGAAGAAGGGGTGGATGGCCAGTCTGAAATTATCATTACCAAAACCCCCATCATGAAGATAATGAAAGGTAAACCAGAGGCCAAAAAAATCCACACGCTGAAAGAGAATGTGTCAAGTCAGCTGGGCAGTGAGTCAGAGGTGAAAGATGGAGAGCATTCATTCCCAAATGGATCTGTGCCAGTCAGCCAGCCTACTGCAAGTTTGACAAAATCATCTCATATAGTGAATGGCTCCATCATAGGAAACGTGCCTGTTCTGCAGGCGGGTGTTGCACAACTTGTGTCACTGCAGCAGCAACCCCCGTTGCATCAGCAGCTACCTACGTCCAAGTCCCTTCCCAAGGTGATGATCCCCCTGAGCAGCATTCCAACGTACAACGCCGCCATGGACTCCAACAGCTTCCTCAAAAACTCTTTCCACAAGTTCCCCTACCCCACCAAAGCCGAGCTCTGCTACTTGACCGTGGTGACGAAGTACCCAGAAGAGCAGCTGAAGATCTGGTTCACTGCCCAGAGGTTGAAGCAGGGCATCAGCTGGTCACCGGAGGAGATTGAAGATGCCAGGAAGAAGATGTTCAACACCGTTATTCAGTCTGTGCCACAACCCACCATTACGGTTTTGAACACGCCGCTGGTTGCAAATCCCGGGAGCGTCCCCCATCTTATTCAGGCGACTTTACCCGGACACGTGGTGGGGCAgccggaggggacgggggggctgCTGGTCACGCAGCCCATCATGGCAAATGGGTTGAAGGGCACCAGCTCTTCCTTCACCTTGGCGGTGACTTCTGTCCCCAAGCCACAGCCGGCGGCGCAGCACAGCACGGTGAGCTCCAGCACCGCGTCGGGGGTGAAGGTGGTCAACAGCGGACAGTCGCTGCTCACCGCCTGCCCGGCCATCTCCTCGCAGACCTTCCTGGATCCCAACGTCTACAAAAACAAGAAGTCCCATGAGCAGCTCTCAGCCTTGAAAGGCAGCTTCTGCAGAAACCAGTTCCCTGGCCAGGCTGAAGTCGAGCGGCTGACAAAAATCACGGGCCTTTCCACCAAGGAGATTCGAAAATGGTTCAGCGATAGGAGGTACCACTACAGGAACGTGAGAGGCGGCCGGGCCGTCTTCCCTGGAGACAGCGCTCTGGATTCCCTGCCCGAAATATCCTTTGACGTCTCGCCCAGAGGAGCCGAGCTGAGCCCGGCGGCGGCCGTGGCCGcaccggtgcctcaccacccaccGCGGCGGCAGTCATGGCACCAGGCGCCTGACTTCACGCCCACCAAGTACAAAGAGCGGGCGCCGGAGCAGCTCAAGGCCCTGGAAAGCAGTTTTGCCCAAAATCCTCTTCCTGCGGAGGAAGAGGTGAACCGCCTGAGGGGGGAAACAAAGATGACGCGGAGGGAGATTGATAGCTGGTtctcagagaggaggaagaagaaggtggcagaggaaaataagaaagtgGAGGAGGCGGctcggcaggaggaggaggaggtggaaaatggtgctggggaaggggaagactCCTCAGATGAGCTGAGGGCCGCAGGCGAAAATGGTTCGGTCGACGCCTCTGGCAACAACCCGAACTCAGTGGAGCGGAAAGTCAGTCCCATCAAAATCAACCTGAAAAACCTCCGAGTGACTGAGTCTAATGGCAAAACCGAGTTACCTGGGGCCGGTGCAACTGAGAAAGGGGATGGCAGCTCCAGCCGGCCACCCACCCCTCCGAAAACcaaactgaactttaaaaaaacgGCCCAGCAGCGGCATCTGCTGAAGCAAATGTTCGTGCAGACCCAGCGGCCCACGAACCAGGAGTACGACGCCATCGTTTCCCAGACGGGCCTGCCACGGGCCGAGGTCATTCGCTGGTTTGGGGACAGCCGGTATGGCTTCAAGAACGGGCAGCTGAAGTGGTATGAGAACTACAGGCGGGGGGTTTTCCCCCCGGGGCTGGTGGAGGTCAGTCCTGCTGGCCGGGAGGTGCTGGAGGACTACTACGAGAAGCACaaggggctgcgggaggaggacCTGCCCGGCCTCTGCGAGCGCTCCCACCTCAGCGCCCAGCAGCTCAAGGTGTGGTTTGCggtgaaggcagaggaggagagcagggctgccgTCCCCGAGGAGGCTTGCGCTGGCCAAGCGGCGGCCAGCCGGAAAGGGCCATGCGAGGCTGGCTCGGAGGTGTCGGAAAGCAACGAGTCCTGGGAGCCGGGCGGCCAGGAAGGCAGCGCCGGGACCCCCgacgcccccggccccccgcccgccgcgcggcTCG aaacagacTGA